The Candidatus Bathyarchaeota archaeon genome window below encodes:
- a CDS encoding dihydroorotate dehydrogenase → MVNLQVEIANLKFRNPVLLAAGVLGMTAESLIRVAEAGAGGLITKSVGLKPRRGYNNPTVVQVNCGLINAMGLPNPGIKAFSREIKQVKGEVEVPLIVSIYGFSAEEYAEAAYLAIKSGADAVELNVSCPHVEKTGGEIGQNPELLAEVVKNVKRRVSCPVFVKLSPNVSDIAYLAETAVKAGADAITAINTVKAMKIDVKTGRPILANKFGGLSGPAIKPIAVRCVYEIYERVKVPIFGCGGITSWKDAIEFMLAGASAIQVGTALAIKGIEVFNSILKGIKTYVKKRGLRSINEIVGLSHSL, encoded by the coding sequence TTGGTTAATCTTCAAGTTGAAATTGCAAACTTAAAGTTTAGAAATCCAGTCTTACTTGCCGCTGGAGTTTTAGGTATGACAGCTGAAAGCCTCATTAGAGTTGCTGAAGCTGGAGCTGGAGGATTAATAACAAAGTCTGTTGGGCTTAAGCCCAGAAGGGGATATAATAACCCCACAGTAGTTCAAGTTAACTGCGGATTAATCAACGCCATGGGGCTTCCAAATCCTGGAATTAAGGCTTTCAGCCGAGAAATAAAGCAAGTTAAAGGTGAAGTTGAAGTTCCATTGATTGTAAGCATCTATGGTTTCTCCGCTGAGGAATATGCTGAAGCAGCCTACTTGGCGATTAAATCGGGGGCAGACGCTGTTGAACTTAATGTATCATGCCCCCACGTTGAGAAAACTGGGGGCGAAATAGGGCAAAACCCAGAGTTGCTGGCTGAAGTTGTCAAAAATGTTAAGCGAAGGGTTTCCTGTCCTGTTTTCGTCAAACTTTCCCCAAATGTTTCTGACATAGCCTACTTGGCTGAAACGGCCGTTAAGGCTGGAGCAGACGCCATAACTGCAATAAATACTGTTAAAGCCATGAAGATTGATGTAAAAACTGGGAGGCCAATACTGGCAAACAAGTTCGGGGGACTATCTGGACCAGCAATAAAGCCTATCGCCGTAAGATGTGTTTACGAAATTTACGAGAGAGTTAAAGTGCCAATTTTTGGCTGTGGCGGAATAACCAGCTGGAAAGATGCTATTGAATTCATGTTGGCCGGAGCGTCGGCAATTCAAGTTGGAACAGCTTTGGCAATTAAGGGAATTGAAGTTTTTAACTCAATTTTAAAAGGAATTAAAACTTACGTGAAGAAGAGGGGTTTAAGGAGCATAAATGAAATTGTCGGTTTATCCCATAGCCTATAA
- a CDS encoding site-2 protease family protein gives MNETEECPTTPTQGNEKEIVPQESQVNTIYNLVASEFQVIDHFMEHGILTFHVQLGENSKEAFLRLVKKLEPLGLAPLLRKTEKQNVLRIIKKPPIKKSNILVNLGLFFATLVTTFFTGYMLSLGRGDLNPVDGGLIFMVTIIAILGVHEMGHKITAQKHGIEATFPYFIPGPPPVGTFGAIIMQKSLPPNRDALFDVGASGPIAGFIASAIAIFLGLPLSTYGSVPPGTTTLPPPIFFWLVGPSLLPPPPQGWAPRPGEIPVIVLHPVAFAGWIGIVVTMLNLLPVGTLDGGHIAESLFKGKARTIFLIVSVIILLLIQFWLMLFFVLFFGMYKHPGPLDAVSSLSTKRKIIAVIVLVIFVLSMPMPSFLY, from the coding sequence TACAATCTACAATCTGGTTGCTTCTGAATTCCAAGTTATAGACCACTTCATGGAACATGGAATACTTACCTTCCACGTCCAACTCGGTGAAAACTCAAAGGAAGCCTTCCTTAGACTAGTTAAAAAACTTGAACCTTTAGGGCTAGCTCCACTGCTGAGAAAAACAGAGAAACAAAACGTCCTCAGAATAATTAAGAAGCCTCCAATTAAAAAAAGTAATATTCTAGTAAATTTGGGATTATTTTTTGCTACATTAGTCACAACTTTCTTCACTGGCTACATGCTTTCTCTAGGAAGAGGAGACTTAAACCCAGTTGATGGCGGATTAATTTTCATGGTTACCATAATAGCCATACTTGGAGTCCACGAGATGGGTCATAAAATTACAGCTCAAAAGCATGGAATCGAAGCTACCTTCCCCTATTTTATTCCAGGTCCACCACCAGTAGGAACTTTTGGAGCAATAATAATGCAGAAGTCCCTCCCACCGAATCGTGACGCCCTTTTTGATGTGGGTGCAAGCGGTCCTATAGCCGGCTTTATAGCTTCAGCCATCGCAATATTCTTAGGCCTACCACTCTCAACTTACGGTTCTGTTCCCCCAGGTACTACAACGCTTCCACCACCGATATTTTTCTGGCTTGTAGGCCCATCTCTACTTCCCCCGCCGCCACAAGGCTGGGCGCCGCGTCCTGGTGAAATTCCGGTAATAGTGCTTCATCCCGTGGCTTTTGCTGGGTGGATAGGGATTGTAGTAACAATGCTTAACCTTCTGCCGGTTGGAACTCTCGATGGAGGTCATATAGCAGAAAGTCTCTTTAAAGGAAAAGCAAGAACAATCTTTCTAATAGTATCAGTTATCATTTTGCTCCTAATACAATTCTGGCTTATGCTTTTCTTTGTCCTATTTTTCGGCATGTACAAGCATCCAGGCCCCTTAGATGCCGTTTCAAGTCTTTCAACTAAAAGAAAAATTATAGCAGTCATTGTACTAGTGATATTTGTCCTCTCAATGCCCATGCCAAGCTTCCTATATTAA
- a CDS encoding C/D box methylation guide ribonucleoprotein complex aNOP56 subunit (functions along with aFIB and aL7a; guides 2'-O-methylation of ribose to specific sites in RNAs) — protein sequence MIECPFAVLAFNEKNEIVGKILFPKDPKKAAKKLFEIEKGKLLKEIRILVEELKAKGYSHFIMESKALAEALKEELGLETETVVSSKAGESLRENMEEFALKLGFVEKPEQLKIWIHKVTVELTKIRVKEAVEKRDLLAVHAINTIDDIDKTTNLFMGRIREWYSLHFPELNKLVEQHETYARLILNLGGRENFSTEKLVELGISKTKAEKIVNAAETSMGASFTEEDFKEIKALCKTTLELYQRRKELEKYLEKTMDEVAPNIKALVGALLGARLIALAGSLENLAKMPASTIQVLGAEKALFRALRTGSRPPKHGIIFQHTFLREAKKWQRGKIARALAGKLAIAARTDAYSGKYIGDTLKIDLEKRINEIKEKYSEPPRRAYRPKKHFGKRRKKRGRS from the coding sequence ATAATCGAATGCCCATTTGCAGTTCTAGCATTCAACGAGAAAAACGAAATAGTCGGAAAAATTCTGTTCCCAAAAGACCCTAAAAAAGCGGCTAAAAAACTCTTTGAAATCGAAAAGGGAAAACTTCTAAAGGAAATTCGCATTTTAGTTGAAGAGTTAAAGGCTAAAGGTTACAGTCATTTCATAATGGAAAGTAAAGCCCTCGCAGAGGCCTTAAAAGAAGAGTTAGGATTAGAAACTGAAACAGTCGTCTCATCAAAGGCAGGAGAATCCTTACGTGAAAATATGGAAGAATTCGCTTTAAAATTAGGCTTTGTTGAAAAGCCTGAACAATTAAAAATCTGGATTCATAAAGTTACGGTTGAACTCACGAAAATAAGAGTTAAAGAAGCAGTGGAAAAACGAGATTTGCTTGCAGTTCACGCTATAAACACGATAGACGATATAGACAAGACAACAAACCTATTCATGGGAAGAATAAGAGAATGGTACAGCCTCCACTTCCCAGAACTAAACAAACTAGTTGAACAACATGAAACCTATGCAAGATTAATTTTAAACTTAGGCGGAAGAGAAAACTTCTCCACAGAAAAACTGGTAGAACTGGGAATATCAAAGACAAAAGCCGAAAAAATAGTTAACGCAGCTGAAACTTCAATGGGCGCCTCCTTCACAGAAGAAGACTTCAAAGAAATAAAGGCTTTATGCAAAACAACCCTCGAACTTTACCAAAGAAGAAAAGAACTGGAAAAATACCTGGAGAAAACCATGGATGAAGTTGCCCCAAACATAAAAGCCTTAGTGGGCGCCCTGCTCGGCGCAAGACTAATCGCCTTGGCAGGCAGCCTAGAAAACTTGGCGAAAATGCCTGCGAGCACAATACAAGTTTTAGGAGCTGAAAAGGCGCTTTTCAGAGCTCTAAGAACAGGTTCACGGCCACCAAAACACGGAATAATCTTCCAACACACGTTTCTACGAGAAGCAAAAAAATGGCAAAGGGGGAAAATAGCCAGAGCCCTAGCTGGAAAACTGGCAATAGCAGCGAGAACAGACGCATACAGCGGAAAGTATATAGGAGATACGTTAAAAATCGACCTAGAAAAGAGAATTAACGAAATAAAGGAAAAGTATAGTGAACCTCCACGAAGAGCTTATAGGCCTAAAAAACACTTTGGAAAGAGGAGAAAGAAACGTGGTAGAAGTTAA
- a CDS encoding fibrillarin-like rRNA/tRNA 2'-O-methyltransferase, whose protein sequence is MERGERNVVEVKPHPEFPGIYWAITEDGSRKLATKNLAPGKTVYGERLIRFKGVEYRLWDPYRSKLAAAILKNLKTVPIKPGDKVLYLGAASGTTASHVSDIIGEKGHVYCVEFAARAIRELVNNVCAFRSNMSPILEDARMPERYAMIVEKVDDIYCDIAQPEQAKILADNAQLYLKSNGWIMLAIKAQSIDVTKEPSEIYKLEIETLKERGFEIKEVVHLEPYDKAHAMIVAKF, encoded by the coding sequence TTGGAAAGAGGAGAAAGAAACGTGGTAGAAGTTAAACCGCACCCAGAATTTCCGGGCATATACTGGGCAATAACAGAAGATGGATCCAGAAAGCTGGCAACCAAGAATTTGGCTCCGGGAAAAACTGTCTACGGAGAACGCCTAATACGTTTTAAAGGCGTAGAATATCGCCTCTGGGACCCTTATAGAAGCAAGTTGGCAGCTGCAATTCTGAAAAATCTGAAAACTGTTCCAATAAAGCCCGGCGATAAAGTTTTGTATTTGGGGGCGGCTTCGGGCACGACTGCAAGCCACGTTTCAGACATAATAGGCGAAAAGGGGCACGTCTACTGCGTTGAATTTGCGGCTAGGGCAATAAGAGAACTTGTAAACAATGTCTGCGCTTTCCGTTCAAATATGTCTCCAATACTTGAGGATGCTAGAATGCCCGAAAGATACGCAATGATAGTTGAAAAAGTAGATGATATTTACTGTGACATCGCCCAGCCTGAACAAGCAAAAATTCTAGCTGACAACGCTCAGCTATACCTAAAAAGCAATGGATGGATAATGTTAGCGATAAAAGCTCAAAGCATAGACGTAACAAAAGAGCCTTCTGAAATTTACAAACTTGAAATTGAAACTTTGAAGGAGAGAGGCTTCGAAATTAAAGAGGTAGTT
- a CDS encoding DUF4234 domain-containing protein, with protein sequence MSVELENLRRDIRMRSEYDKMMSTAWLAIYLVPIIVILITIPAMLLGAPEILLLSPILAIVSIVSIVLIYKLVDRRNTHFKRQMFLMEDTIKLIRKIAEQKKTDVESELSLCERTLREAKTEETEKNAVLWAILSAIIFIATWYVYYFLMKDFYKHERREDGFWEDTSKVLGKLGISFTPPRRVNPLPNRSFVLYLILSIITLGIFGIYWLYVLIKDPNEHFKYHSSVDEELLATLEKAVTAA encoded by the coding sequence ATGAGTGTGGAGCTTGAAAATCTTAGAAGAGACATTAGAATGCGCAGCGAATATGACAAGATGATGTCGACAGCGTGGCTTGCAATTTATTTGGTACCAATCATAGTAATTCTCATAACCATCCCGGCCATGCTTTTGGGAGCACCGGAAATCCTTCTTTTATCACCAATTCTTGCAATAGTCTCTATAGTTTCAATTGTATTGATTTACAAGCTTGTTGACAGGAGAAATACCCATTTTAAAAGGCAAATGTTTCTGATGGAAGATACTATTAAATTGATTAGAAAAATTGCGGAGCAAAAGAAGACAGATGTTGAAAGTGAGCTTTCTCTCTGCGAAAGAACATTAAGAGAAGCAAAAACGGAAGAAACTGAAAAGAATGCTGTTTTATGGGCTATTCTTTCAGCGATAATATTTATTGCAACATGGTATGTCTACTATTTTCTAATGAAGGATTTTTATAAGCATGAGCGAAGGGAAGATGGTTTCTGGGAAGATACAAGCAAAGTTCTCGGTAAGCTTGGAATAAGCTTTACGCCTCCTAGACGTGTTAATCCGTTGCCTAACCGAAGTTTCGTATTATACCTTATACTCTCAATAATCACGCTGGGAATATTTGGAATCTACTGGCTTTACGTACTTATCAAAGATCCGAATGAACACTTTAAGTACCATTCTTCAGTTGACGAAGAGTTGCTGGCAACTCTTGAAAAGGCTGTGACTGCAGCCTAA
- a CDS encoding isoleucine--tRNA ligase — MAIKFEADSRKWLKMNYRPLEIEREIRDFWEKNRIADKLMKLREKENVGVLGYVEGPPTLNGVPHVGHARGRVMKDLRYRWKSMQGYYIPFWAGWDCQGLPVELEVEKLLGVKNKRELLEKVGEGRFIEECKKTIMKYHEFWREADRKLGLFINHDRAYWTYLDSYIEREWKYLKRAWEQGLLGEGYYVVAYCPGCQTSLSNAEVGLGYEEVEDPSLYFKFRVEERPGEYFLIWTTMPFTIVTDLMLAVHPSAEYAKVKVGHEFWIMAKQRVEPLMQELGIENYSIVEVFPGEKLEGLKYDYPFKDLIPKQAELDRLPKVHRVVCEDFVDVNTATGVVHLSPGNGEEDFQAARKRDVPIYVPFDDECKFTEEAGEFKGLFARDADDKVIEELRKRNLLVHVETVRHEYPTCWRSHHKLIWLARREYFLWTNKINERIVEAAEKVEYFYEGPKNRFLAFLKEAKPWCISRERVWGTPLPVWVCEKCGHKILVASRKEILEKALPNPESGEKPPLPELHKPWIDRIFFKCEKCGGTMKREPYVLDTWHNSGASPYARFTDEEFEKFVPVDFLVEAIDQTRGWANTLLLEHVILTGKPEAPYKAFLFYGFALDAKGRKMSKSLGNVIEVNPLLERNSADLCRFYMVWKCSPIDSMNFDVEEIKRRPYQVLSTLYHLHRFFLQNAEYDGFNPKENSLEWARENNVLKTPELWLLSKLQGTIREVTERFERCEFNFAASALEKFVVDDISRNYVPMIRRELWSDSPETLNRRLAIYATLWHVLKTVLLLFNPITPFVAEFLYQKVFRELDDRLPESINFESWPTAKEELENLKLETEVEILMKTVSISYAARQTGHLKRRWPLRKAVIVASEEAKESLERLKNLFLELANVKEVELTDKPLKELEGENWVSASEENIQVFLDARRDKKLVGEGLMRDLARRIQALRKDLGFVPTEILNEVHVAMLTAEKVKLLEPFLDTMAELVRTKKVRLHSGKPQLEGVRWHQYEVDGEKVLIAIV; from the coding sequence GTGGCCATCAAATTCGAGGCTGACAGCCGAAAATGGCTTAAAATGAACTACAGGCCTCTCGAGATTGAACGTGAAATCCGAGATTTCTGGGAGAAAAACAGAATTGCAGACAAACTTATGAAACTTAGAGAAAAGGAAAATGTTGGCGTTTTAGGGTACGTTGAGGGGCCTCCAACCCTTAACGGTGTCCCACACGTTGGACACGCCCGCGGAAGAGTTATGAAAGATCTACGCTACCGATGGAAAAGCATGCAGGGCTACTATATTCCTTTCTGGGCTGGATGGGACTGTCAAGGCTTGCCTGTGGAGCTTGAGGTAGAAAAACTTCTTGGAGTGAAAAATAAGCGGGAGCTTCTGGAAAAAGTAGGCGAGGGAAGGTTCATTGAAGAATGTAAGAAGACAATTATGAAATACCATGAATTTTGGCGTGAAGCCGACAGAAAGCTAGGGCTTTTCATAAATCATGATAGAGCATACTGGACCTACCTTGACAGTTACATTGAACGTGAATGGAAATACTTGAAAAGGGCTTGGGAACAAGGCCTACTAGGAGAAGGCTACTACGTTGTGGCCTACTGTCCAGGCTGCCAAACGTCACTGAGCAACGCGGAAGTTGGATTGGGCTACGAAGAAGTTGAAGACCCATCATTGTATTTCAAGTTTAGAGTTGAAGAAAGGCCGGGTGAATACTTTCTAATTTGGACTACAATGCCCTTCACGATAGTAACCGACTTGATGCTGGCTGTTCATCCATCGGCGGAATACGCCAAAGTAAAGGTTGGACATGAATTTTGGATAATGGCAAAGCAGCGAGTAGAGCCGTTAATGCAAGAGCTTGGAATAGAAAACTACAGTATAGTTGAAGTTTTTCCAGGAGAGAAGCTTGAAGGCTTAAAATATGATTATCCATTTAAAGATTTAATTCCTAAACAAGCTGAGCTTGATAGGCTTCCCAAAGTTCACAGGGTTGTCTGCGAAGACTTTGTTGATGTAAACACTGCAACTGGAGTGGTACACCTTTCTCCTGGAAACGGAGAAGAAGACTTCCAAGCCGCCAGAAAGCGTGATGTGCCAATCTACGTTCCATTCGACGACGAATGCAAATTTACTGAAGAAGCAGGCGAGTTTAAGGGACTTTTCGCCAGAGATGCGGATGATAAGGTAATAGAAGAACTACGTAAAAGAAACTTGCTGGTGCATGTTGAAACCGTTAGACACGAATATCCAACGTGTTGGAGAAGCCACCACAAGCTCATATGGCTTGCAAGAAGAGAATACTTCCTTTGGACAAACAAAATAAATGAGAGAATAGTTGAAGCAGCTGAGAAGGTCGAATACTTCTATGAAGGCCCGAAGAACAGGTTCTTAGCTTTCCTTAAAGAAGCTAAGCCATGGTGCATTTCACGGGAACGTGTATGGGGAACTCCTCTCCCAGTTTGGGTCTGCGAAAAATGTGGACATAAAATATTAGTTGCAAGCAGAAAGGAAATCCTAGAAAAGGCTTTACCTAACCCGGAAAGCGGCGAAAAACCGCCGTTACCAGAGCTTCATAAGCCTTGGATAGACAGAATCTTCTTTAAATGCGAAAAATGCGGAGGAACAATGAAGCGTGAGCCTTACGTTTTGGACACTTGGCATAACAGTGGAGCCTCACCCTACGCACGTTTTACAGATGAGGAATTTGAAAAGTTTGTTCCAGTAGACTTTCTTGTAGAAGCAATAGACCAAACTAGAGGCTGGGCGAACACGCTGCTGCTTGAACATGTGATTTTAACTGGAAAACCCGAAGCTCCCTACAAAGCCTTCCTCTTCTACGGATTCGCCTTAGACGCAAAAGGAAGGAAAATGAGCAAGAGTTTAGGGAATGTTATTGAGGTTAATCCGCTTTTGGAAAGGAACTCGGCTGACCTCTGCCGTTTCTATATGGTTTGGAAGTGTTCTCCAATTGACTCCATGAACTTTGATGTTGAAGAAATTAAGCGAAGACCATACCAGGTGTTAAGCACGCTTTACCATCTTCACAGATTCTTCCTACAGAACGCGGAGTATGACGGCTTTAACCCGAAAGAGAACAGTCTGGAGTGGGCAAGGGAAAATAATGTTTTGAAAACTCCGGAGCTTTGGTTACTTTCAAAGCTTCAAGGAACAATTAGGGAGGTTACTGAAAGATTTGAAAGATGCGAATTCAATTTTGCAGCTTCAGCTCTTGAAAAATTTGTTGTGGATGATATAAGCAGAAATTATGTTCCAATGATAAGAAGGGAGCTTTGGAGCGACAGTCCAGAAACTCTAAACAGAAGATTAGCAATTTATGCGACTCTCTGGCATGTCCTAAAAACTGTGCTCCTACTCTTCAATCCGATAACGCCTTTTGTAGCAGAGTTTCTTTATCAGAAAGTCTTCCGCGAACTTGATGACAGACTGCCCGAATCAATTAACTTTGAAAGTTGGCCCACTGCAAAAGAGGAACTTGAAAACTTGAAGCTTGAAACGGAAGTTGAAATCTTAATGAAGACTGTTTCAATTTCCTACGCTGCAAGGCAGACTGGACATTTAAAGAGGAGATGGCCTCTAAGAAAAGCCGTTATCGTCGCTTCTGAGGAGGCTAAAGAGTCTCTGGAAAGGCTCAAAAATCTTTTCTTAGAACTTGCAAACGTCAAGGAGGTAGAATTAACCGACAAGCCTCTCAAAGAGCTTGAAGGCGAAAATTGGGTTTCAGCATCTGAAGAGAACATTCAAGTTTTCTTGGATGCCCGCCGGGACAAAAAACTGGTTGGAGAAGGATTAATGCGGGACTTGGCTAGAAGAATTCAAGCGTTAAGAAAGGATTTGGGGTTTGTGCCAACTGAGATTCTAAATGAAGTTCACGTGGCAATGCTGACCGCTGAGAAAGTTAAGCTACTTGAACCGTTTCTTGACACTATGGCAGAACTTGTCAGAACCAAAAAAGTTAGACTACACTCGGGAAAACCTCAGCTTGAAGGTGTTAGGTGGCACCAATACGAAGTTGACGGAGAAAAGGTTCTAATAGCCATAGTCTAA
- a CDS encoding stage II sporulation protein M — protein MKSIRGGINLRKRLISAFKRNSLLLLVTSLTISAFIYYTVYTVILVKLLNPTLIEDFMNFLSANYPAKIPKPETHEFFMFIFMNNTRFYWNPLNMLVWIPLFGALIIGFSFLLNGVVIGAVAAMLGLKYGPLLPIVGLAPHGIIEVPAFIIQCTAILRWHITISTLLFNLIKGEKVEKAKVKEDLMDVVILSAISIFLLFIAALIETYVTPLLIKLVEKNVEEFRLQSQPFQELPATLRQLKNGT, from the coding sequence TTGAAAAGTATTCGAGGTGGAATAAATCTGAGAAAACGTTTGATCTCAGCTTTTAAACGTAACAGCTTACTGCTACTTGTTACTTCGTTGACGATTTCAGCCTTCATCTATTATACAGTCTACACAGTAATATTGGTTAAGCTCTTGAATCCGACATTAATAGAAGACTTTATGAATTTTCTTTCAGCAAACTATCCTGCTAAAATACCTAAACCAGAAACTCATGAATTTTTCATGTTTATTTTTATGAATAACACTAGGTTTTATTGGAATCCATTAAACATGCTCGTCTGGATACCATTATTTGGCGCTTTGATAATTGGGTTTAGCTTTCTGTTAAACGGCGTTGTTATAGGCGCTGTGGCCGCCATGCTGGGATTAAAATATGGTCCTTTACTTCCAATAGTTGGTCTGGCACCTCATGGAATTATTGAAGTTCCAGCGTTTATAATTCAATGCACCGCAATTTTAAGGTGGCACATTACAATTTCAACGCTACTGTTTAATCTGATTAAAGGAGAAAAGGTAGAAAAAGCGAAAGTCAAAGAAGATTTAATGGATGTGGTAATTCTTTCGGCAATTTCTATTTTCCTTTTATTTATCGCGGCGTTAATAGAAACCTACGTAACTCCCTTACTGATTAAACTTGTAGAGAAAAATGTAGAAGAGTTTAGGCTGCAGTCACAGCCTTTTCAAGAGTTGCCAGCAACTCTTCGTCAACTGAAGAATGGTACTTAA
- a CDS encoding dihydroorotate dehydrogenase electron transfer subunit has translation MKLSVYPIAYNWIRTVKILKVEEETPNVKSFFFKDKLCLKAKPGQFLMVWIPGVDEIPLSVSGVYQNGNVSVTVAKVGEATEALQRLKAGDYIGVRGPFGNSFQVSAGNVLLVGGGTGMAPLAFLAEKLVETSKKIIFIIGAKTAKELLFLNRVKSSLSKTNSEIIVLTEDGSAGLKGVATDPLDELLKKEKIDMTYACGPEPMIREVFLTTERFGVPLQASLERIMRCGIGLCGSCMIGKYRVCRDGPVFNSQQLREVVNELGKYKRDFDGRKIGF, from the coding sequence ATGAAATTGTCGGTTTATCCCATAGCCTATAATTGGATTAGAACCGTTAAAATTCTAAAAGTGGAAGAGGAAACGCCCAATGTTAAGTCTTTTTTCTTCAAGGATAAGCTCTGTTTAAAAGCTAAACCTGGACAATTTCTCATGGTTTGGATTCCGGGCGTAGATGAAATTCCGTTAAGCGTTTCTGGAGTATACCAAAACGGAAACGTTTCAGTAACAGTTGCAAAGGTTGGAGAGGCAACCGAGGCTTTGCAGAGGCTAAAAGCTGGAGATTACATTGGAGTAAGGGGCCCTTTTGGAAACAGCTTCCAAGTTTCAGCCGGAAATGTTCTTTTAGTTGGCGGTGGAACAGGAATGGCTCCACTTGCCTTTCTAGCTGAAAAACTGGTTGAAACCTCCAAAAAAATTATTTTTATTATTGGAGCCAAAACAGCCAAAGAACTTCTCTTCTTAAACAGAGTTAAATCCTCACTTTCAAAAACTAACTCAGAAATAATAGTCTTAACCGAAGATGGAAGTGCCGGGCTGAAAGGAGTGGCTACCGATCCACTGGATGAACTACTTAAAAAGGAAAAAATTGATATGACATATGCTTGCGGGCCGGAACCTATGATTAGAGAAGTTTTCTTAACAACTGAGAGATTCGGAGTCCCACTGCAAGCCAGTTTAGAAAGGATAATGCGGTGTGGAATAGGCTTATGTGGAAGTTGCATGATAGGGAAATACCGTGTCTGCAGAGACGGACCTGTTTTCAATTCGCAACAGCTTAGAGAAGTCGTAAATGAGCTTGGAAAGTACAAGAGGGATTTTGACGGAAGAAAAATTGGATTTTGA